The nucleotide sequence GCATTGTCGGTGTCATTGTTATTGCTGCGTTAGGCGTGATTTTTTTACCGGATATTTTAGACGGAAAGAAAGATCATCAAGCTGAACAGTTTGCAGAGATCCCTTTGCGTCCTGAAATCGATCTGGTTGAATTACCCGCCTCCGATTTTGATACTGTGGATCTGAGTGAAAGTGAGCAAGCGTTTGAGCCAGAACCTGATGAATTGGATCAACTGGTTCATGCCATTGAAGAGAAAGAGAACCAAGATAGGAAGGCTTTATCTCAACAGACGAGCAAACAAGTTGATAAGAGTCAAACTTCTCAGATTGAAGAAGTGAAGCCTAAGATCAATTCTGGGTCTGCTTATACGTTACAACTGGGTAGCTTCAGGAGTGCTGACAATGTCAACGGTTTAGTGAAGCAGCTCAAAAAGAAAGGTTTCACTGCTTATACTTTACCTCATAATCCCGTAGATGGTCAGTTGACTAAAGTTTTTGTCGGACCGAATGTGTCAAAAGCTAAATTGCAAAAGTTACGGCAGGACATTGAAAAGTTAACTAAGTTAACGGGTCGCATTGTGGTTTATGCTCCAACGGCTTCGTAATCCTAAATTACCGTTCTACCTCAATTCGAGATAGCCAGTTTTCTGTTTGACTCACTGTTTATGTGTGTGCTAAATCTTGCAGTAGGTTAACTAGAAAACTGTGGTCATAGATTGAAACAATCATTTTCATCATTAGGATGAGAATATCTTCAGTCTCTGGTAAAATCTCGCCGTCTTAACGCCTTTGCTGGATTATTTTTTCAATGGTTTGGATTGATTACGCCATTTTTGCTGTTATCGGAGTATCGACTCTTATAAGTTTACTTCGCGGCTTCGCTAAAGAAGCCATGTCTCTTGTAGTCTGGTTTGCCGCTTTTTTTGTTGCAAGTCACTTTTATCAAGATCTCTCTGTTTACCTCACTCAATTGCAAGATGAAATGTTACGTAATGGTGTTGCCATTGCTATTCTTTTTGTTGCGACATTAATTCTTGGGGCATTAGTTAACTACCTTATTGGTCAATTGGTCGATAAAACGGGTCTATCTGGAACTGATAGAGTCTTAGGCCTGTGTTTTGGAGCAATAAGGGGCGCCTTGATCGTTAGTGCTTTACTGTTTTTTATGGATGCGTTTACGGGCGCACCCAATACGGATTGGTGGCAGAGTTCTAAACTCGTGCCGG is from Shewanella sp. MTB7 and encodes:
- a CDS encoding SPOR domain-containing protein, which gives rise to MSSHFQNRIVGVIVIAALGVIFLPDILDGKKDHQAEQFAEIPLRPEIDLVELPASDFDTVDLSESEQAFEPEPDELDQLVHAIEEKENQDRKALSQQTSKQVDKSQTSQIEEVKPKINSGSAYTLQLGSFRSADNVNGLVKQLKKKGFTAYTLPHNPVDGQLTKVFVGPNVSKAKLQKLRQDIEKLTKLTGRIVVYAPTAS
- a CDS encoding CvpA family protein, with protein sequence MVWIDYAIFAVIGVSTLISLLRGFAKEAMSLVVWFAAFFVASHFYQDLSVYLTQLQDEMLRNGVAIAILFVATLILGALVNYLIGQLVDKTGLSGTDRVLGLCFGAIRGALIVSALLFFMDAFTGAPNTDWWQSSKLVPEFGVVIQWFFDYVENTSSFVPKI